ATGGACAACTCAGAATAAgatcatatttcaaaacaagaaGGTGGACTCTCTGCATAGCAATGATGTGATTGACATAATCCGTGTGAGAGCTAGTAATAATAGTAAGCTGAAAAGATATTGTACTAGAGTTTAGCTGGTGTGTCTTTTTGTCTATTTGGCCTTTTTATCTCTTTGATGCCTGGATCATTTGATCGGCTTGTAATTTTACGTTATTTTTTGGAATAAATTTCTTCTTAGAGTAAGTTGAGTGCTACACATGAGCTATAGTTAAATGATGAGCTATAGTTAAATGGCTAGTAGATCACATTCAACCATTGTTTTCTTACATCTCAGTGTTTAACATTcactaattaatttttttcacctgaattgtaaataaaaaaaaaaacattccatAAAAGTTAACTAAACTACTAATTAGAAAACATGAAAATTGACATTTAAACATTCATAGTTCATCATCATCCAAAATTCTAAAACCAACAAACAAGCAAAATAGAAAGTTAATTCACAGAGAATTACAAACCAGACTCTTCACCGCACACATAGTACCATTTAGCTACATAAGTGCAAGTTCATTACATCAAACAATACAACCACTGTCACCACATCCCCAAATACTCTCATTCCTTTATAATAAAGGATCCTGATTCTCTCCTGCAGCTTGTTCAGTTGCAATCTCCACCATTGATTTCTACTATACAACTTTTTTATCGTCATTGTTTCCATATAAAATTTACTGGTCATTGGATTCGAGGCATGATGGATTGGATGGCAGAATGTCCTAGATATTAAGATGTTTTTGTCCAAAAGTAGTCCGAAGGAAGTTAACCTGTGCTCTTGGTGATGCTCGTTCCATCCGTAAAAAGTCTTGTGAAACTTTTAACAACATAGGTGCATCTAATTTATCATGACTACAAAAATAAAACGTAAGAGTCTTTAACGAAGCAGAATTTGCCAGTATGAACTTTATTAAACACAATGTATGCTGCCAAGGGTAAGCTCCAACAAAGATAATAACATTCACTGTCTGAAGTTTAGGGAAACAACTACAGCATTCTAACTCCTTTGAATGTTCCATCATTTGTGTGGTATTAACTTCAGTGAAAATCTGAAGTATAAAAATTGAAGAGtcaaaataaaacaataagaAACAAGCTAAGAAGCATAGGTATTCATGTTCACCTTTATATTAAGTTTTACCAAGCTAGGAGCACTTTTGAGTATACTAACAATATGCAAAAGTTCTCCTCTTTCATTCAATTTTAAGCCACCCAATTTTAGATACTCTAAAGAGCTGAATGAGCTTGTTAACAGCGTGGCAGGAACGATGTCTTCATGCTATGCATACAAACAACAAAACTATGAGATTATCTGTACAACCATTAGAAGTAGCAATAACACAACTTTCAATAAGAGTATTGGATTAGACCATCAATCAAAATTCAACATCACTTCTCTTATAAATATACACAATAAAAGAGTAAGATAGTCTTTGAAATATCATACTGTGACGCCAACTAAtcaataatgaaaataaatactACAACTAGTGATGTTTTCTAACCTGATCCCATCCGTCCAGAGAAAACCTCTtaatttttggcaaacttttgaTGGAAACTCTGCTCCGACATGCCGTGAGTGTAAAATCAATCAGATTAACTGCTTTCTTGAGACAAACTGACTCTGTATCAACCAATTCCAGCACCAAGACTTTGAGAGAAGGAGAAGATATAACAAGATTATCACAACCAGAACAGCAATCAAGGTAGAGCTTTTCAAGAAACGGACAAGCAGACATAAAACTCTCAAGTGCACTTGACTCTATTTCAATACAATCCAAGTGAAGTTCAAGCAATTTTTTAAAGCCGTAGAAATTATGTGGAATGTACAAGTTAAATGAGCTTAATTTGAAGTAAGTCAATTCCTTACAAGAGAAGAGAATATCCGGCATTTGATTTTCATCTTCACGAGCACAGTAGGTCAAAAGCTCAAGATGTTTAATGTTGTTTGACATAAAGGGGATCCACATAATGAGTTTTTCTATTGAGATCTCGAATCCGTAGTCTCTCCATATAGCAATAGAAAACTTGTGTATAGGCCCATTGTGGAGCATAAGAACATGCGTGATGATTTTATAAACTAGAGGATAAGGGTCATCACCATGCATATGCCTTCTAAAAAAGTCGTTGTCAAAACAAAGATGTGGGACTGAAGTCCACATATACCTCCACTTTCTTGACAAAATGCTAGTTCTAACTTGGTCTCGGATTCTCAAGTTTCCTAGGATTTCATCAATGACATTACTTGGTAAGTCGCTGATTCGATCATTTTGATTGGCCTTCTTGTTCAGCAAAGTCATCACAGAACTACAAATTCAAGATGAAGTGTAAAAAATACGTCAATATATGCATCCTTATTCAACAATGGAAATGGGTATTGGTTTTCCAATTAAGAAggtatattttcaaatttttatttttagttttaatttttgcatCTGACATCAAAATAGTTAGAATCAGATCTTAGAGTAACTTCAAATGCCCAAAAGGTTGAGAAATGAATGGATGTGAAAGTATGTAATGTGAAGTGCCCTAATAAATAATCATAGTTATGAAAACCTAAAGAatagataatgataatgataagtaAATGAAAGAGTAAAGATTTTGAAGAATTCTTACCGTTGAAAGTGAGAGTGAGATGGTGGTGGCTTGTAGAAATCGCCGGATGTTTATGGAAATGGTCGCTACAGTGAGAGAGTACGGTTAAGAGTGAGAGTGAGAGTGAGACGGCCGACGACTTGTAATAAGTATACGCGATTCTTATAATGCCCGCATCCTCGGTCACCACCGGTTTAGTCTAATTTGGGggtcagttctgacatcaagtggttccagtCTCCTTCCGATCGAGTTGTGGGAGATTCATAGTTCTCCCTTATCAAACGATATATCATTTGCTTTTAATTAAGAAGACTACATAGCATCAGAGATAGTTTTAGACTTTGTCAAGTTTAATCCAAAATTTAGCTCACACCTTTACATGTATAGCTCTATCCCTGCAATTTTATTGAGCAATGTTATTGTTATATCAAATTTTACACCTATGCCTTATTTACTCTTCATAAATAACattattgttttaaataaaaaattattttaattaataaaattatttttgcaacacaaatgtaatttttttattaattaattttattattacattaactataaaaatatatatcattaatcACTTATTTGACTTATACTTCCTCCATTCTCTTTTGTAAGTAAACTTTGATTTTTATGTTTGCTCAATAAATAATAGGGTAATGTTAAAGAGTAaggataaaattaattttttttattgtttttctttaaaacAAAGTTTCTATAAGTGAATTTTTTAACTTGTACCCCAAGAGCGCtaaagttagcattaccctaaATAATATTAGCATATTATTAAGACTATAAATAGATATAAGATACATCAATTATTCAAAAGAATTTAAaagtcaaaatttatttataaaagagaATGGAGGCAATTACTCTTTAATCAAATTTACTACTTCCATTAACCAATAGCTTACTTAACATTAACTAAATTCTAAcattaaatatgaaatataataatCAGTCTTTACACTCCATTAATCCAATTATGATTTTgaattataaaatatatgaaatataacaAACAAAATTGGTTTTcggcaaaaaaataaaa
The Vicia villosa cultivar HV-30 ecotype Madison, WI linkage group LG6, Vvil1.0, whole genome shotgun sequence genome window above contains:
- the LOC131612603 gene encoding F-box/FBD/LRR-repeat protein At1g13570-like isoform X1 — translated: MTLLNKKANQNDRISDLPSNVIDEILGNLRIRDQVRTSILSRKWRYMWTSVPHLCFDNDFFRRHMHGDDPYPLVYKIITHVLMLHNGPIHKFSIAIWRDYGFEISIEKLIMWIPFMSNNIKHLELLTYCAREDENQMPDILFSCKELTYFKLSSFNLYIPHNFYGFKKLLELHLDCIEIESSALESFMSACPFLEKLYLDCCSGCDNLVISSPSLKVLVLELVDTESVCLKKAVNLIDFTLTACRSRVSIKSLPKIKRFSLDGWDQHEDIVPATLLTSSFSSLEYLKLGGLKLNERGELLHIVSILKSAPSLVKLNIKIFTEVNTTQMMEHSKELECCSCFPKLQTVNVIIFVGAYPWQHTLCLIKFILANSASLKTLTFYFCSHDKLDAPMLLKVSQDFLRMERASPRAQVNFLRTTFGQKHLNI
- the LOC131612603 gene encoding F-box/FBD/LRR-repeat protein At1g13570-like isoform X2; the encoded protein is MTLLNKKANQNDRISDLPSNVIDEILGNLRIRDQVRTSILSRKWRYMWTSVPHLCFDNDFFRRHMHGDDPYPLVYKIITHVLMLHNGPIHKFSIAIWRDYGFEISIEKLIMWIPFMSNNIKHLELLTYCAREDENQMPDILFSCKELTYFKLSSFNLYIPHNFYGFKKLLELHLDCIEIESSALESFMSACPFLEKLYLDCCSGCDNLVISSPSLKVLVLELVDTESVCLKKAVNLIDFTLTACRSRVSIKSLPKIKRFSLDGWDQHEDIVPATLLTSSFSSLEYLKLGGLKLNERGELLHIVSILKSAPSLVKLNIKS